One Rhodoferax sp. GW822-FHT02A01 genomic window, GCGCCTATGCCGTTGTTGGTGGCAAAGAGCGAGCGAAAGGCGGGCGAGGTCTGCGCCACCGCAAACCCGGCCAGCACTTCTTCTTCCATGGTCAAGCCCATGCCGCCATAGGCTTCGGGGATGGACATGCCAAAGAGACCCAGTTCCTTCATGTCCGCCACGACGTCGTCGGGAATCTGGTCGGTTTCGGCCACCTGGGCTTCCAGCGGTACCAGACGTTCATTCACGAAGCGCGCAATGCTGTCTTGCAGCAGCTTGATGGTTTCCGGGTCTCTGATCATGGTGTCATCCTGTGCGTGGTGGGTCTACTTGGCGTACTTGCGGAAGTCGGGCTTGCGCTTTTCACGGAAGGCATTGCCGCCTTCGGCAGACTCTTCGGTCTGGTAATACATTTTCAACGCATGCATGGCCAGGCCTCCCATGCCGCGGATCATTTCGGTGTCCACGTTGAAGGACTTCTTGGCCAATGCCAGTGCGGTGGGACTCTTCTCCAGGATCTCGTCGCACCATTTGCGCACTTCGGCGTCGAGCTGGTCGGCTGGCACCACGGCGTTGACCAGTCCCATCTGAAGCGCCTCCTGCGCGCTGTAGCGGCGGCACAAGTACCAGATTTCACGGGCCTTCTTTTCGCCGACCACGCGTGCCAGCAGGGCGGTGCCAAAGCCGGGGTCGACCGAGCCGACCTTGGGGCCGACCTGGCCCAACTGGGCATTCTCGGAGGCGATGGCCAAGTCACAGATGGTGACCAGCACATTGCCGCCGCCGATGGCAAAGCCATTCACGCGGGCGATGACGGGTTTGTTGCAGTCGCGGATGGCGCTTTGCATTTCTTCCACCGGCAGGCCGATCACGCCGCGGCCACCATAGCCGCCGTCCTGCGTGCCCTGGTCACCGCCGGTGCAGAAGGCCTTTTCGCCTGCGCCGGTGAGCACCACCACGCCCACGCTGCGGTCAAAGTCCGCGTCCTTGAAGGCGCTGATGATCTCTTCGCAGGTGTTGGCTGTGAAGGCGTTGTAGGCCTTGGGCCGGTTGATGGTGATGGTGGCAATGCCGTCTGCCTTGGTGTAGAGGATGTCGGTGTAGTTCATGGGGTTTCCTTGTGCATGTTGAAGGGGATGGGGATCAGCCGACCATGGTCAGTCCGCCGGACACGCTTATGACCTGGCCGGTGATGAAGGCCGCGTCGTCGCTGGCCAGGAAGGAAATGGCGCCGGGAAGATCGGCGGGTTGGCCCAGGCGGCCGAAGGGAATGGCGCGGGCCAGGCCCTGACGCAGCTTGTCGGCTTGCTCGCCTTCGCCGGCAAAGTCGGCGAACAGGGCGGTGTCGGTCGGGCCGGGGCAGACCACGTTCACATTGATCTGCTTGCGTGCCAGTTCACGTGCGATGGTCTTGGAGAACGCAATCATTCCGCCTTTGCACAGCGCATACACGGCTTCGCCGGTGGAGCCCACGCGTGCCGCGTCCGAGGCCACATTCACCACACGGCCGCGGCCACGCTCGGACATGCCGGCCAGCACGGCGTGGTGCATGTACAGCGAGCCGTAGAGGTTGATGGCCACGATCTGTTCCCACAGCGCCTTGTCGGTCTTGAGGAAATTGCCCGCACGGTCCCAGCCGGCGTTGTTCACCAGCACGTCGATGGGGCCCAGTGCCGCTTCAATGCGGGCTACACCGGCTACCACCTGGTCCTGCTTGGTGAGGTCCAGCGCGAAGGCCTGGGCCGTTCCACCAGCGACGACGATTTCTTTCACCACCGCATCGGCCGCGGCCTGGTTGATGTCCACCACGGCTACCTTGGCACCTTCTTCGCCGAACCGTTTGCAGGTTGCTGCACCAATGCCGCCGGCGCCGCCGGTGACCAGTACGACTTTGTCTTTCAATCCACGCATTGCTATCTCCTGTTAAAAAGTAAAAATTGATCTGCAGGGGTGGAGGCTTCCATTACCATCGCCCCTGATTCATTCCATTCACGTCTGCGAAACCGTTCCATGTCCGACCTTCGCTCCGAAAAAGACCACGCCGTTCACGAGATCAACAACCGTCTGTTCTTTCGCCTTTTTCAGGTGGCGAACACCTTGCACACCAAGGGCACGCAGGCGATTGAGGAGTTCGGTGTGACGACGCAGCAGTGGTCGGTGTTGGGTGCCCTGTCGCGCCCGCAGGCAGAAGAGGGCATGTCCATCAACGACTTGTCGCGGCTGCTGCTGGTGAGCCGCCAGAACCTCACCGGCGTGCTCTCGCGGCTGGAACGCGACGGGCTGATCGAGCGCGCCACCAACGAAGAGGACCGGCGCTCGCGCAAGGTCAAGCTCAGCAAGCAGGGGCAGGCCTTGTGGCTCAAGCTGCAGGACCCGATCCACCAGTTCTATGACAAGGCCTTGAAGGACCTGTCGTTTGATGACCGACTGGCGTTCATCCACTACTTCACCAAGTTGCAGACCAATATGTCCAAGCTCTGAGGCGTTCATCGCTCAGGCCTCAGGTCAGACGCATGCCCGATTTTTCGCGGGCAATGATCATCTTCATGATGTTGGCGGTGCCGTCGCCAATCTGCAGGCCCAGCACGTCGCGGTAGCGTTGCGCAAACGCGTAGTCACTGGCATAGCCGCCGTGGCCGTGGGTCAGCAGGCACTGGTGGATGATTTCGCAGGCCAGCTTGGGCCCCCACCATTTGCACATGGCCGCTTCGGCCGAGTGGGGCCTGCCGTTGTCCTTGAGCCAGAGGGTGCGCAGGCAGTGCCAGCGCAGTGATTCCAGATAGGTCTCGCTCTCGGCGAGCGGGAAGCTCACGCCCTGGCGCTCGATGATGGACAGGCCGAAGGTCTCGCGGCCTTTGGCGTATTCCCAGGCCTCGTCCAGCGAGGCGCGGGCCACACCCAGGCACTGCAGGCCTATCAATGCGCGGCTGTAGTCAAAGCCCTGCATCACTTGAATAAAGCCCTTGCCCTCGGTGCCCAGCATGTGGTCGGCGGGCACACGCACGTTGTCAAAGAAGATGGAGCCACGGCCCACCGCACGGGTACCCACGTCGTCAAACGCAGTACGGGTCAGGCCGGGCAGGTCCATGGGCACCAGAAAGGCACTGATGCCCTTGGCGCCATCGGCATCGCTGCCGGTGCGGGCAAACACCACGGCCACATCCGACTGGTCAGCCAGGGAGATGGACGTCTTCTCGCCATTGATGACGAAGTGATCGCCATCGCGTACCGCCTTGAGTTTGAGACGGGCTGCATCGGAGCCGGCGCTGGGCTCGGTCAGGGCAATAGCCACCAGTTGGTCGCCAGCCAATATGGGCCGGAGCCAGCGCTCCTTGAGAAACTCCTGGGCATGGGTGGAGATGATCTGGCCGCACAGCGAGGTCAGCAGATTGATGTACGACATGTTGAAGTCGCCATAGGCAATCTGCTCCAGCAGCAGGCCGCTGGTGACACAGTCCACACCAATGCCGCCATATTGCTCAGGCAGCTCCGGCCCCAGAAAGCCCAGGTCTCCCATGGCCTTGACCATGGCGCGGTCCACGCGACCACTCTTGTCCCCTGCCTTGTAGCCCGGTGCCAGCTTTTGCACCGCAAAACGGCGCGCACTGTCGACCAGTGCCTGCTGGTCATCGCTGATTTGAAAGTCCATCCGTTTGCTCCTTTTGTGATGTTTTGAAGTTTAGGCAGTTTGGTGCATATAAGTAAATATCTTTACATAAAATGCTATTTGGGTGTTTGTGATGCGATGTGCAGGCCTTCTCTCGAAAATGCCCACAAAAATAATAAACAAGAGTGAAAAACACTAGGGAAAATACTTAGATAAATCTTCAGAAAAGTTGGTTCCGGCCTATTGCGGAAAATCATTTACGACAATACATTGTCTCAATACCGGCGACGCTTTCCTTTTTCGACGTCCGCCGCCATAGTGGAGACCCGCATGCAATTTGATCCCGTACTCATCGCTGGACGCCTCAAGGCCATGACCGAAGCCGGTTACTGGCGCAACCAGACCATCAACGACTTCATGGCCCAGGCACTGCGCGAGTGTCCTGACAAGCCCGCCGTAGTGGGCTACCGGAGTGACCGTGCAGACGCTGCGCGCCTGAGCTATAGCGAGTTGGAGTCACGCGTGGTGCGCATTGCGCGCAACTTCACCCGTCTGGGTGTGGGGCACTCCGACGTGGTGAGCTTTCAGTTGCCCAACTGGTGGGAGTTCATTGCCGTGGCATTGGCATGTGCGCGGGTGGGGGCGGTGGCCAATCCGATCATGCCGATCTTCCGCCAGCGCGAACTCAAGTTCATGCTGGACTTCGGCGAGTCCCGGCTGTTCATCGTGCCCAAGCGCTACAAGGGTTTTGATTACGAAGACATGGCCCACGACCTGTTGCCTCAACTGGAAGCAAAGCCGCGACTGGTGGTGGTGGACGGTCAAGGGCAAGACAGTTTTGAGCACGCCTTGCTGGCCGATACCGACACGGCGCTGCCGACCACCACACTGGGGTCCAACGATGTGTCGCTGCTGATGTACACATCAGGCACCACCGGCGAGCCCAAAGGCGTGACCCACACGTCCAACACCCTGTTCTCCAATCTGCACGGTTTCATTGGCGCTTACCACCTGGGTCGTGATGACGTCATCCTGGGCGCTTCGCCCATGGCCCACCTGACCGGCTTCGGCTATCTGGCGATGATTCCGCTCATCCTCAACGCCACCACCGTGCTGCAGGACATCTGGGATGCCAAGCAGGCGCTGGAGTTGGTGCGCCGGGAGGGCGTCAGTTTCAGCATGGCATCCAGCCCCTTTGTCTCCGACCTGTGTGCGGCGGCCGAAGCGGGCGGCCCGGTATCGCCACGCTTTACCAATTTCTGTTGTGCCGGTGCGCCGATTCCTCCGGTGCTGATTGAACGCGCCTTGCGCGTGCTGGGCTTGCGCGTGAGCTCGGCCTGGGGCATGACGGAGTGCGGCGCCGTGACCGTTACCGAGCCCGAGCGCACCAGCGAGAAGTCCGGCAGCACCGATGGCAAGCCGCTCGACGGCATTGAGGTGAAGGTGGTGGATGCCGACGGCAAGCCTTTGCCCACCGGGCAGACCGGCGCATTGCTGGTGCGGGGCAACTCGCTGTTCGCGGGCTATCTGAAACGCCCGCACTTGAACGCCACCGATGCCGATGGCTGGTTTGAAACCGGGGACATGGCCTACATCGATGCCGAGGGCTATATCCGCATCAATGGCCGCAGCAAGGATCTGATCATTCGTGGCGGCGAGAACATTCCGGTGATGGAAATCGAGAACCTGCTCTACAAGCATCCGGCCGTGGCCATGGTGGCCATCGTGGGTTATCCCGATGCGCGCCTGGGCGAGCGTGCCTGCGCCTTTGTCACGCTGCGCCCGGGCCACAGCTTTTCGCTGGAGGAGATGAGCCGCTATCTATCCGAACATCAGGTCACCCGCCAATACCATCCTGAGCGCCTGGAGCTGATGGAAGACCTGCCCAAGACGCCCAGCGGCAAACTGCAGAAGTTCAAGCTGCGCGAGTCGGCCAAGGTCTTTGGAGGTCAGGCATGAGCGCCGCTGCGGTGTTGAGCGAGGTGCGTGGGCGTGTCGGCATCATCACGCTGAACCGCCCCGAAGCCATGAACGCACTCAATGATGCGGTGATGGATGGCTTGCGCGACGCGCTCAACGCGTTCGAGGCAGATGCCAACATTGGTTGCGTGGTTCTGACGGGCAGCGAGAAAGTGTTTGCTGCCGGGGCCGATATCGTGGCCATGCAGAACATGGAATACGCCGATGCCTATGGCAGTGATTTCATCACGCGCAATTGGGAGCGCCTGCGTACCTTTCGCAAACCGGTGATTGCGGCCGTGGCAGGTTTTGCCCTGGGCGGCGGGTGCGAGCTGGCCATGATGTGCGACATGGTATTTGCCGCCGAGACGGCACGCTTTGGCCAGCCCGAAATCAAGATAGGCACCATTCCCGGAGCAGGCGGCACGCAGCGCCTGCCACGGGCAGTAGGTAAAGCCTTGGCCATGGACCTGTGCCTGAGCGGGCGCCTGATGGATGCCAACGAGGCTTTGCGCGCTGGTTTGGTGTCACGCGTGCTGCCTGCGGATGAATTGCTCAGCGTCGCGCTACGTACGGCTGAAAAGATAGCCGGCTTCTCACTGCCCGCGCTGATGATGATGAAGGAGTCGGTCAACCGTGCCTACGAATCGTCACTGAGCGAAGGCATTCTGTTTGAGCGGCGCACCTTGCATGCCACCTTTGCCCTGGCTGACCAGAAGGAAGGCATGCAGGCCTTCGTACAGAAACGCGAGCCGCGTTTCATCCATCGTTAAGCCCCACACGCCAGCGCCGCCGACCTAGGGAAAACGCTCCCAGGGCCGTGCATGAAATGTCCGGTTATTGGCACGAAACGTTGCAGCACTTGTCCGGGTGGCGCCACAAAATTCGGCACCTTTGGCACAGCCCCAAGACTTGCTGTTCCGCCCCTATTTTATAACGAGACACAATGACTCTTGCAGACACCACCGTAGCCATCGTGACCGGCGCCGCCGACGGCATCGGCTGGGCTACGGCACAGGCGCTGGCACGCGACGGCCACACCGTGGTGTTGCTGGACCTGCGTGCGGATGCGGTGCAGGCCCGCGCCGCCGAATTGGGTGCCGCCCATATGGCCATGGCCTGTGACGTCACCGATGACGCCAGCGTGACGTCGGCAGTGCAGGTCGTGGTGGCCCGATTTGGACGAGTGGATGTGTTGGTGAACAACGCTGGCATTGGTGACCAGGCCGGCGCCACGATAGACCAGAACAGCGCTGCATTCGATCGGGTTCTGGCCGTGCATCTGCGAGGCACGTTTCTGATGAGCCAGGCCGTGGGTCGTGTGATGCTGCAGGCGCAAGTGCCCGTGGGGCAGCAGCGCGGTGCCATTGTCAACCTGGGCTCTATTGCCAGCACCGTCGGCTTGCCTATGCGCAATGCCTACAGCGCTGCCAAGGCCGGTGTGCTGGGCATGACCCGGGCGCTGGCCAGCGAGTGGGCACGCAGCGGCATCCGTGTGAATGCGGTGGCACCCGGCTACGTGAACACGGCACTGGTGGCCGACCTCCACCGCAAGGGCATGCTCGATGCGCGTGGCATTGCCCACCGCACGCCGTTGGGCCGCATGGCCGAGCCGGCGGAAATTGCCGATGCCATCTGCTTTCTGGCCTCGCGCCGCGCCAGCTACATCACCGGCATCGTGTTGCCGGTGGACGGTGGCTGGACCTGCTTCGGCGCGCCGGAATCGGCGCTGGCCGAACTTCCCTCTGCATAAAAAGATGATGAAAAAACGGAGACCATTTTGCTGACGATCAATCTCTTCAACGGACTGACCTACGGCGCATTGCTGATCGTGATGTGCTCAGGGCTGGCCCTCATCTACGGACTGCGCCGGGTGGTGAACTTCGCGCACGGCTCGCTCTACATGCTGGGTGCCTACATCGGCTACTCCATTGCCGGCGCCAGCAACTTCTGGGTGGCGCTGGTGGGTGCACCGCTGGTGATGGCTTCGTTGGGCGTGCTGCTGGACCGCTACGGCTTTCGCCTCTTGCAGGACCGCGACCCGCTCACCGTGGTGCTGGTCACCTTCGGCCTGTTGCTGGTGATCGAAGACTTCGTGCAAACCGTGTGGGGCAAGAGCAATCTGTCGGTGCAGGCACCGGCTGCGCTGAACTTTTCGGTGGACCTGTGGGGCACACCCGTGCCGGCCTACCGCATCGCGGTGATTGCCGTTGGTCTGGCCGTGGCGCTGGGCTTAAGCCTGTGGCTGCGCTACTCCAAGGTGGGCCTGTTTGTGCGCGCCTCCAGCACCGACCCCACGACCACGGCCATGCAGGGCGTGAACACCGATGCCCTGAGCGCTGGCGTGGTGGGACTGGGTACCGCACTGGCGGGTTTGGCCGGGGTGGTGGCGGCGCCGTTTCTGTCGCTCTCGCCCAGCATGAGCAGCGACGTGATCATCGATTCCTTCGTGGTGGTGGTGGTGGGCGGCCTGGGCTCGCTGGCCGGTGCCTTTGTGGCCGCTCTGGTGTTGGGCATGGTGCAGTCGCTGGGCGCGGTCTATCTGCCCGATGAGTCTGCCGTGCTGCCCTTCGCCATCATGGTGGGCATCCTGATCTGGAAGCCCGCAGGTTTTGCCGGTAGCCGTACCTGAGGAGCACACCATGTCCATACAAAAAATCTCCCTGACCACGGTTGGCGCACTGGCACTGGGCGCTGCGGTGATGAGCTTCGTGAGCTCGGGTACCGTGCTCTCGCTGCTGACACAGGCCACCATCTATGCGGTGTTTGCCATCGGTGTGGGGCTGCTGCTGCGCCAGAACGGCATGGTCAGCTTCGGCCACGCCCTGTTCTTTGGCAGCTCGGGCTACGCGGTGGGCCTGTTGCTGCAGGCCAAGGCCGTGCCGGCAGAAATGGCCATTGTGCTCACGCTGGCGGGTTTGCTGCTGGTGGCCTTTGCCATCGGGCTGGTGATCGTGCGGGTGCCCGGCGTGTCCTTTGGCATGCTGACATTGGCGGTGGGACAGATGTTCTTTCTGACGGCCTCACGTTCCCGCGGGCTTACCGGCGGGGCAGACGGCATGAACATCGAATGGCCTTCCAGCCTGTTTGGTGTATCCATGTCGGTGCTGACGCGGCCAAGCAGCATGTTCATGCTGAGCTGGGGCACGCTGGTCATCGTCATCCTGTTGCTCACCCTGCTGCTGGCCACACGCTTTGGCAGCATCACCGAGGCCGTGCGCGACAACGAGGAGCGTGCGCGCTTCATCGGCATTCGTACCCTGCTGCCACGCGCTGCGGTGTATGCGCTGTCGGCCCTGGTCACTGGCGTGGCCGGCTTGCTCTCGGCCCTCAATACCGGCTTTGTGTCGCCGGAGAGCCTGCATTGGAGCCTCTCGGGTGTGGCGCTGATGATGGTGGTGGTAGGTGGCTACAAGGCGCTGTGGGGCCCGGCCCTGGGTGCGGTGGTGTATTTCCTGGCCAAGGACGTTCTGGGCGACTACGCCAGCCACTGGATGGCCATCTTCGGTGTGGCACTGATCGCCGTGATTGTGTTCTCGCCCAGCGGCATCGCCGGCATTCTGGACAGGTTGTTGCTGGGACGCCGCCTGGCCCACAAGCCCCACGCTGTCCCCACCGCTGCCACCGTGCGCCACTAGGAAGGAAACCCCATGACGGACTATGTAATGCAGGCCGACGATGTGGCCATCCACTATGGCGGCGTCAAGGCACTCGACGGCGTGTCGCTCACCCTGAAGCAAGGCCAGATCCGTGGCCTGATCGGCCCCAACGGTGCGGGCAAGACCACGGTGATCAACGCCATCACCGGGCGCCAGCCGCTCACCCGCGGCAAGGTCATGCTCCAAGGCCAGGACGTGAGCCACACCGATGCGGTGCAGCGGCGCATGCGCGGGCTCTCGCGCTCCTTCCAGCGCACCAGCGTGTTTGGCCAGATGCCGGTACGCAAGCAGGTGGAGCTGGCCTCGCACATGGTGGGCGTGCCCGACTCCGGTGCCGATGCCGATGACGTGCTGCACGAGCTCTCGCTGGCGCACCTGAGCCACTCCACCGCACAAGACCTGGGCTATGGCGAGCAGCGCCGCCTGGACTTGGCACTGGCGCTCGTAGGCCGCCCGGCGGTGCTGCTGCTCGACGAGCCCATGGCGGGTCTGTCGGTGCAGGAGTCGCTGGACCTGGCGCGCCATCTGCAGGCGCTCACCTCGCGGCGCAACGTCTCGGTGCTGCTGGTGGAGCACGACATGGATGTGGTGTTTGGCATCTCGGACGCCATCACCGTGTTTGAACTGGGCCGCGTCATTGCGCAGGGCACACCGGCCGAGGTGCGTGCCAACCCGCGGGTGCGCGAAGCCTATCTGGGGAGCGCCGCATGAAGACCCTGTTGCAACTCGATCAGGTGGACGCGTTCTACGGCGCGGCCCACATCCTGCACCGCATGTCACTTGAGGTAAAGGAAGGCGAGCGCGTGGCGCTCATTGGCCGCAACGGCGTGGGCAAGACCACGGTGGTCAACACCGTGCTGGGGCTGGCAGCGATGAAGGGCGGCGCCATCCAGATGGCAGGGCGCACCGTGAACCGCCCACGCACCTACATGGCAGCACAACACGGCATTGCGGTGGTGCCGCAGGGGCGCTGCATCGTGGCCAATCTGACGGTGGAAGAGAACCTGCAGCTGGGCGCGGCCGTGGCTCGCAAGGGGTTCTGGAACGTGCCGGAAATCTACAAGCTGTTTCCCATCCTGCAGGAGCGCGCTCATACACCGGGCACGGCCCTCTCGGGTGGACAGCAGCAGATGCTGGCGGTGGGCCGCGCGCTCATGGCCAACCCTTCGCTGATCCTGCTGGATGAGCCCACCGAGGGTCTGGCACCAGTCATCGTGGACCAGCTCGGCGAGATCTTCAACAAGGTCGCCGATCAGGGCACGGCGTTGCTGCTGATCGAGCAGAACATGACCCTGGTCACCCGGGTGGCCAGACGCTATGTGGCCATGGCCAAGGGCGCTGCCATCGCCCAGGGCGAGGTGCATGCAGGCAGCCTCAACGAGCTGCATGAACACGTGATGGTTTGACGCATTTCAACCGGCACCGGACCGTATCCGGCATCCACTACAGAGGAGACAACCCATGAAATCTATGAACTTTCCCCGCCGCACTGTCATCGTCTTGGCGCTGCTGGCCGCTTTGCCTGGCGTGACATTGGCGCAGGGCAAGGACCCGGTCAAGGTCGGACTGGTCAGCTCCAAGTCTGGCGTGTTTGCGCAGCAGGGCGAAGAAGTGATTCGCGCGGTCAAGTTCGCCATTGATGAAGCCAACGCCAAGGGTGGCGTGGACGGCCGCAAGGTGGAAGTGGCAGAAGCCGATGACGAAGGCACGCCCGACGCGGGTCGGCGTGTAGCCGAGAAGCTGGCACGCGATGGCTACAACCTGCTGATAGGTGCCATTCCTTCGTCCATCTCGCTGGCGCTGGGTGCCAACCTGGACCGCTGGGACGCCGCGTACTTTGTGGTGGCCAGCAAGTCCGACAAGATCACCGGCGACTCCTGCAAGCCGCGCATGTTCCGCACCAACCATTCCGATGCGATGGACATCGCCATGATCAGCGAATGGGCCAAGAGCTTCAAGGAAAAGACCTATGCCACCCTGGCGGCGGACTACGTGTGGGGACGTGACTCTTCCGAGTCCTTCACCAAGGCCGTCAAGGGCCAGGGCAAGGAAGTCAAGCTCAATCTGTACGCGCCGCTGGGCACCAAGGACTTTTCGCCCTTCATCGCCCAGCTCAAGGACGCCAATGTGGACGCCATCTGGGTGGCCGAAACCGGGCGTGACGCCATCGCCTTCGTGAAGCAGGCGCAGGAGTTCGGCCTGATCCCCAAGACCAAGCTCATCGGCCATTCGCTGATCCTCAACTTCATGATCAACGGTACCGACAAGGCACTGGAAGGCACGCCAGGCACCACCGGCTACACCCCCGATATCGACAACCCGCGCAACAAGGCGTTCGTCTCTGCATGGAAGGCCAAGTTCAACCGCCTGCCCACCGACAACGAAGGCCAGGCCTACAACGGTGCACAGGTCATGTTCGAGGGTGTGAAGAAGGCCGGCAGCACCAAACCCGGTGACGTGGCCAAGGCCCTGTCAGGCACCACCATCGACAGCATTTACGGCTCGGTGCAGATGCGTGCCGCGGACAACCAATTGGTATTGCCCAATTTCGTGGGCCGTGCCAAGGTGGTGGATGGTGTGCTGCGACCGGTGATCGAGCAAACGTTTGCTCCTTCGCTCACGCCTGCAGCATCGCCTCTGTGCAAGATGTAAGCTGCTGACCCATGCCCCATATCCTGATCGATTACACCGCCAACTTGCAGACACTGGTCGACGAGCGCGAGCTCGTGGACACATTGCATGGCGCGGCGGTGCGGTCCGGGATATTTCCGGTGTGGGGCATCCGTACCTTTGCCCGCCCGGTCCCGCACTACCGGGTGGGCAATGGGGACCCGGCCAACGGCTTCATCCAGGTGGTGGTGCGCATTGGCCCGGGGCGCGATCTGCCGTTGCGCCAACACATTGCCGCGCTGCTGTTTGATGCTTTGCTCGATGCCGTCGGCGACAGTTTTGAGGGCAGGCGTATGGCCTGCCAGCTGGAGGTCATGGAGTTTGACCCCGCGCTCACCTTGTTTCAAAACAATCTGGCCGATGGGGCCGACACGTCTGCGGTGCTGCGCCGCTTTCCGGCGCCCGAGGCAAGCGCGAAGGGCTGACTGCGCGCAAGGGCGCCGGGGCACTACTTGGTCAGGATGAGCTTGCCCGCCTTGGTGATCTGTAGCCGGTAGACCTGCTCGCCATAGGCGATGTTGATGCCTTGCGCATTGCCCAGCAAATCGGACAGTTGCACCAGCTTGCGCTCACCGGCGACCGACTCGCCGGTAGTGGCCGCAGGTGCGGCCTGCCGCTCCTTCGGTGCGTGGGGCGTGCGGGCTGGATCTTTCAACGTGCGGGCTCCGTCACAAATGCGATCTTGCGCAAGCCGGCCTGCTTGGCCATGGCCATGGCCTGGGCCACGTACTCATAGCGCACGGCCTTGTCGCCCTGAATGTGCAGCTCCGGTTGCGGTTCCTTGCCGCTCTCGGCCCGCAGGGTGTTGGCCAGTTGCGTGGCATCCACGCTCTGGCGGTCCAGGAAGAAGGTGCCCTGTGCGTCCACGCTGAGTTGCAGCACGACAGGCTTTTGCTGCAGCGGCTGGCTGGATGCCACGGGCAGATCCACCGCCACTGCATGTTTCATCACCGGCACGGTGATGATGAAGATGATCAGCAGCACCAGCATCACGTCCACCAGCGGCGTCATGTTGATCTCGTTCATCACCTCGCTGTCGGCGTCGGTGCTTGCATCCTGTATTCCGAAGGCCATGGCATCAGGCTTTCTTCATGCTGAGCACGACGTTGGCCGCATGTCCATCCGGTTGCACGGCTCCCACGCGGGCACCTGTGACGAAGTAAGCGTGCAGGTCGTGTGCAAAGCGGGTGAGCCGGGTGAGTGCCGACTTGTTGCCGCGCACCAGTGCGTTGTAGCCCAGCACTGCGGGGATGGCCACGGCCAGACCCAGGGCGGTCATCACCAGGGATTCGCCGATGGGGCCGGCCACCTTGTCGATGCTGGCCTGGCCGCTGGCGCCAATGCCCATGAGCGCGTGGTAAATGCCCCAGACCGTTCCGAACAGGCCCACGAAAGGCGCGGTGGAGCCGACCGAAGCCAGAATGGCCAAGCCCGATTGCAGACGCGCCGTGCTGTCATCCATGGCGTTGCGCAGTGCGCGGCTGATCCAGTCGCTGATGTCCAGTGCATCGTGCAGCTGCGCCTGGGTGTTGCGGTGGTGGCTGCTGGCCTCGAAGCCTGAGCGCGCCAGTTGCACAAACGGGTTGGC contains:
- a CDS encoding branched-chain amino acid ABC transporter permease, translated to MLTINLFNGLTYGALLIVMCSGLALIYGLRRVVNFAHGSLYMLGAYIGYSIAGASNFWVALVGAPLVMASLGVLLDRYGFRLLQDRDPLTVVLVTFGLLLVIEDFVQTVWGKSNLSVQAPAALNFSVDLWGTPVPAYRIAVIAVGLAVALGLSLWLRYSKVGLFVRASSTDPTTTAMQGVNTDALSAGVVGLGTALAGLAGVVAAPFLSLSPSMSSDVIIDSFVVVVVGGLGSLAGAFVAALVLGMVQSLGAVYLPDESAVLPFAIMVGILIWKPAGFAGSRT
- a CDS encoding branched-chain amino acid ABC transporter permease, with the translated sequence MSIQKISLTTVGALALGAAVMSFVSSGTVLSLLTQATIYAVFAIGVGLLLRQNGMVSFGHALFFGSSGYAVGLLLQAKAVPAEMAIVLTLAGLLLVAFAIGLVIVRVPGVSFGMLTLAVGQMFFLTASRSRGLTGGADGMNIEWPSSLFGVSMSVLTRPSSMFMLSWGTLVIVILLLTLLLATRFGSITEAVRDNEERARFIGIRTLLPRAAVYALSALVTGVAGLLSALNTGFVSPESLHWSLSGVALMMVVVGGYKALWGPALGAVVYFLAKDVLGDYASHWMAIFGVALIAVIVFSPSGIAGILDRLLLGRRLAHKPHAVPTAATVRH
- a CDS encoding ABC transporter ATP-binding protein; the protein is MTDYVMQADDVAIHYGGVKALDGVSLTLKQGQIRGLIGPNGAGKTTVINAITGRQPLTRGKVMLQGQDVSHTDAVQRRMRGLSRSFQRTSVFGQMPVRKQVELASHMVGVPDSGADADDVLHELSLAHLSHSTAQDLGYGEQRRLDLALALVGRPAVLLLDEPMAGLSVQESLDLARHLQALTSRRNVSVLLVEHDMDVVFGISDAITVFELGRVIAQGTPAEVRANPRVREAYLGSAA
- a CDS encoding ABC transporter ATP-binding protein, whose amino-acid sequence is MKTLLQLDQVDAFYGAAHILHRMSLEVKEGERVALIGRNGVGKTTVVNTVLGLAAMKGGAIQMAGRTVNRPRTYMAAQHGIAVVPQGRCIVANLTVEENLQLGAAVARKGFWNVPEIYKLFPILQERAHTPGTALSGGQQQMLAVGRALMANPSLILLDEPTEGLAPVIVDQLGEIFNKVADQGTALLLIEQNMTLVTRVARRYVAMAKGAAIAQGEVHAGSLNELHEHVMV
- a CDS encoding ABC transporter substrate-binding protein is translated as MKSMNFPRRTVIVLALLAALPGVTLAQGKDPVKVGLVSSKSGVFAQQGEEVIRAVKFAIDEANAKGGVDGRKVEVAEADDEGTPDAGRRVAEKLARDGYNLLIGAIPSSISLALGANLDRWDAAYFVVASKSDKITGDSCKPRMFRTNHSDAMDIAMISEWAKSFKEKTYATLAADYVWGRDSSESFTKAVKGQGKEVKLNLYAPLGTKDFSPFIAQLKDANVDAIWVAETGRDAIAFVKQAQEFGLIPKTKLIGHSLILNFMINGTDKALEGTPGTTGYTPDIDNPRNKAFVSAWKAKFNRLPTDNEGQAYNGAQVMFEGVKKAGSTKPGDVAKALSGTTIDSIYGSVQMRAADNQLVLPNFVGRAKVVDGVLRPVIEQTFAPSLTPAASPLCKM
- a CDS encoding 5-carboxymethyl-2-hydroxymuconate Delta-isomerase; amino-acid sequence: MPHILIDYTANLQTLVDERELVDTLHGAAVRSGIFPVWGIRTFARPVPHYRVGNGDPANGFIQVVVRIGPGRDLPLRQHIAALLFDALLDAVGDSFEGRRMACQLEVMEFDPALTLFQNNLADGADTSAVLRRFPAPEASAKG
- the hemP gene encoding hemin uptake protein HemP, whose amino-acid sequence is MKDPARTPHAPKERQAAPAATTGESVAGERKLVQLSDLLGNAQGINIAYGEQVYRLQITKAGKLILTK
- a CDS encoding biopolymer transporter ExbD, whose amino-acid sequence is MAFGIQDASTDADSEVMNEINMTPLVDVMLVLLIIFIITVPVMKHAVAVDLPVASSQPLQQKPVVLQLSVDAQGTFFLDRQSVDATQLANTLRAESGKEPQPELHIQGDKAVRYEYVAQAMAMAKQAGLRKIAFVTEPAR